GGGGTTGCCGCCAACGGTGAAAGAATTGTCGGAAGTCCTTGGTATCAGCCACGCGAGCGCCCACGAGCAGATCGCTCAACTGGTACGGAAAGGCTATCTGAAGAAAGAAGCTCGTAAGGCCCGAAGCATCGTCGTCATCAGGAGGCCCGAATAACGATGCTGGGTCGCGAAAAATAAGGAGATCGACATGGGGCACGTCAGACTTGGAAGCCTTCCGAGGTCGAGGGCATGGAAAGAGGTGGTCGGCCTGATCACGGCCGGTGCCGACGTGTCCCAAATCGCAAACGCAACAATCCGGGCAGCCGATAAAGCATTCACCTTCGTGCTCAACGATGAGGGGTTCA
This region of Desulforhabdus amnigena genomic DNA includes:
- a CDS encoding LexA family protein: MGKKKVSEITDPQAHTLRVICQIIDEKGLPPTVKELSEVLGISHASAHEQIAQLVRKGYLKKEARKARSIVVIRRPE